In one Mustela lutreola isolate mMusLut2 chromosome 8, mMusLut2.pri, whole genome shotgun sequence genomic region, the following are encoded:
- the FOXM1 gene encoding forkhead box protein M1 isoform X5, protein MKTSPRRPLILKRRRLPVPVQNAQGETSGEEPKRPPAQQEPGQAQASKEAAESNSCKFPAGIKIINHPTMPNTQVVAVPNNANIQSIITALTAKGKESGSSGPNKFILISCGGAPTHPPGPQPQAQTSNDPKRTEVVTETLGPKPAARDVNLPRPPGALPRQRWESCGMWSARQRAGGEAAGCILDNSLTNIQWLGKMSSDGLGSSSIKQEMEEKENRHLEQNQVEEPPGASTSWQDSVSERPPYSYMAMIQFAINSTERKRMTLKDIYTWIEDHFPYFKHIAKPGWKNSIRHNLSLHDMFVRETSANGKVSFWTIHPSANRYLTLDQVFKPLDPGSPQSPEHLESQQQKRPNPELRRNVTIKTELPLGARRKMKPLLPRVSSYLVPIQFPVNQSLVLQPSVKVPLPLAASLMSSELARHSKRVRIAPKLLGFQSCLRSSPPTLRLYM, encoded by the exons ATGAAAACCAGCCCCCGTCGGCCACTGATTCTCAAAAGACGGAGGCTGCCCGTTCCTGTTCAAAATGCCCAAGGTGAAACATCAGGAGAGGAACCTAAGAGGCCCCCTGCCCAACAAGAGCCTGGTCAAGCACAGGCCTCCAAGGAGGCGGCAGAGTCCAACTCCTGCAAGTTTCCAGCTGGGATCAAGATCATTAACCACCCCACCATGCCCAACACCCAAGTGGTGGCCGTCCCTAACAATGCCAATATCCAGAGCATCATCACAGCATTGACcgccaaaggaaaagaaagtggcaGCAGTGGGCCCAACAAGTTCATCCTCATCAGCTGTGGGGGAGCCCCCACTCACCCTCCAGGACCCCAGCCTCAAGCCCAAACCAGCAATGATCCCAAGAGGACAGAAGTGGTCACCGAGACCCTGGGACCAAAGCCTGCAGCTAGGGATGTGAATCTTCCTAGACCACCTGGAGCCCTTCCCAGGCAGAGATGGGAGAGCTGTGGTATGTGGTCTGCAAGGCAAAGGG CTGGTGGCGAGGCGGCAGGCTGCATTCTCGACAACAGCTTGACCAACATCCAGTGGCTTGGAAAGATGAGTTCTGACGGGCTGGGTTCCAGCAGCATCAAGCAAGagatggaggaaaaggagaatcgTCACCTGGAACAGAATCAG GTCGAGGAGCCCCCGGGAGCATCCACATCCTGGCAGGACTCTGTGTCTGAGCGGCCACCATACTCTTACATGGCCATGATACAGTTCGCCATCAATAGCACCGAGAGGAAGCGCATGACCTTGAAAGACATCTATACTTGGATCGAGGACCACTTCCCCTATTTCAAACACATCGCCAAGCCAGGCTGGAAG AACTCCATCCGCCACAACCTTTCTCTCCACGACATGTTTGTTCGGGAGACGTCTGCCAATGGCAAGGTCTCCTTCTGGACTATCCACCCCAGTGCCAATCGCTACTTGACGTTGGACCAGGTGTTTAAG CCACTGGACCCAGGGTCTCCACAATCGCCTGAGCACTTGGAATCA CAGCAGCAGAAACGACCCAATCCTGAACTCCGCCGGAACGTGACCATCAAAACTGAACTCCCACTGGGCGCAC GGCGGAAGATGAAGCCGCTGCTCCCACGGGTCAGCTCGTACCTGGTACCCATCCAGTTCCCAGTGAACCAGTCACTGGTGCTGCAGCCCTCGGTCAAGGTGCCACTGCCCCTAGCAGCTTCCCTCATGAGCTCAGAGCTTGCCCGCCACAGCAAGCGAGTCCGTATCGCCCCCAAG CTTCTGGGTTTCCAGTCTTGCTTAAGAAGTTCGCCCCCCACCCTCAGATTGTACATGTAG
- the FOXM1 gene encoding forkhead box protein M1 isoform X3: protein MKTSPRRPLILKRRRLPVPVQNAQGETSGEEPKRPPAQQEPGQAQASKEAAESNSCKFPAGIKIINHPTMPNTQVVAVPNNANIQSIITALTAKGKESGSSGPNKFILISCGGAPTHPPGPQPQAQTSNDPKRTEVVTETLGPKPAARDVNLPRPPGALPRQRWESCAGGEAAGCILDNSLTNIQWLGKMSSDGLGSSSIKQEMEEKENRHLEQNQVEEPPGASTSWQDSVSERPPYSYMAMIQFAINSTERKRMTLKDIYTWIEDHFPYFKHIAKPGWKNSIRHNLSLHDMFVRETSANGKVSFWTIHPSANRYLTLDQVFKPLDPGSPQSPEHLESQQQKRPNPELRRNVTIKTELPLGARRKMKPLLPRVSSYLVPIQFPVNQSLVLQPSVKVPLPLAASLMSSELARHSKRVRIAPKVLLAEEGVAPLPTTGPVQEDKLLLGEGLSPLLPIQSIKEEEPQPGEEMLPLGRPIKVESPPLEEWPSPYPSVKEESSHSWEGSSHSPTPRSKKSYGGLKSPARCVSEMLVIKRREGREMSRSRRKQHLLPPCLDEPELLFEGPGASQRATELPLPAESFEPASQLGYSQEEGGPFKTPIKEMLPISSTPSKSVLPVTPESWRLTPPAKVGGLDFSPVQATQAAFCPLPDSLGLTDFSTTPLKSIPLFDSPRELLNSEPFDLTADPFSTSSPSDMEVPKPDSPGPEVTSLVANRSLTEGLVLDTMNDSLSKILLDISFPGLEEDPLGPDSVNWAQFIPELR, encoded by the exons ATGAAAACCAGCCCCCGTCGGCCACTGATTCTCAAAAGACGGAGGCTGCCCGTTCCTGTTCAAAATGCCCAAGGTGAAACATCAGGAGAGGAACCTAAGAGGCCCCCTGCCCAACAAGAGCCTGGTCAAGCACAGGCCTCCAAGGAGGCGGCAGAGTCCAACTCCTGCAAGTTTCCAGCTGGGATCAAGATCATTAACCACCCCACCATGCCCAACACCCAAGTGGTGGCCGTCCCTAACAATGCCAATATCCAGAGCATCATCACAGCATTGACcgccaaaggaaaagaaagtggcaGCAGTGGGCCCAACAAGTTCATCCTCATCAGCTGTGGGGGAGCCCCCACTCACCCTCCAGGACCCCAGCCTCAAGCCCAAACCAGCAATGATCCCAAGAGGACAGAAGTGGTCACCGAGACCCTGGGACCAAAGCCTGCAGCTAGGGATGTGAATCTTCCTAGACCACCTGGAGCCCTTCCCAGGCAGAGATGGGAGAGCTGTG CTGGTGGCGAGGCGGCAGGCTGCATTCTCGACAACAGCTTGACCAACATCCAGTGGCTTGGAAAGATGAGTTCTGACGGGCTGGGTTCCAGCAGCATCAAGCAAGagatggaggaaaaggagaatcgTCACCTGGAACAGAATCAG GTCGAGGAGCCCCCGGGAGCATCCACATCCTGGCAGGACTCTGTGTCTGAGCGGCCACCATACTCTTACATGGCCATGATACAGTTCGCCATCAATAGCACCGAGAGGAAGCGCATGACCTTGAAAGACATCTATACTTGGATCGAGGACCACTTCCCCTATTTCAAACACATCGCCAAGCCAGGCTGGAAG AACTCCATCCGCCACAACCTTTCTCTCCACGACATGTTTGTTCGGGAGACGTCTGCCAATGGCAAGGTCTCCTTCTGGACTATCCACCCCAGTGCCAATCGCTACTTGACGTTGGACCAGGTGTTTAAG CCACTGGACCCAGGGTCTCCACAATCGCCTGAGCACTTGGAATCA CAGCAGCAGAAACGACCCAATCCTGAACTCCGCCGGAACGTGACCATCAAAACTGAACTCCCACTGGGCGCAC GGCGGAAGATGAAGCCGCTGCTCCCACGGGTCAGCTCGTACCTGGTACCCATCCAGTTCCCAGTGAACCAGTCACTGGTGCTGCAGCCCTCGGTCAAGGTGCCACTGCCCCTAGCAGCTTCCCTCATGAGCTCAGAGCTTGCCCGCCACAGCAAGCGAGTCCGTATCGCCCCCAAG GTGCTGCTAGCCGAGGAAGGGGTGGCCCCTCTGCCCACCACAGGGCCTGTGCAAGAAGACAAGCTCCTGCTTGGAGAAGGGCTGTCTCCTCTGCTGCCAATTCAGTCCATCAAGGAGGAAGAACCCCAGCCTGGGGAAGAAATGCTGCCCTTGGGGAGACCCATCAAAGTAGAGAGCCCACCCTTGGAGGAGTGGCCCTCGCCATACCCGTCTGTCAAAGAGGAATCGTCTCACTCCTGGGAGGGCTCGTCCCACTCTCCCACTCCAAGGTCCAAGAAGTCCTACGGTGGGCTCAAGTCCCCAGCCCGGTGTGTCTCGGAAATGCTCGTGATTAAacgaagggaggggagggagatgagcCGGTCTCGAAGGAAACAGCACCTTCTGCCTCCTTGTCTGGACGAGCCCGAGCTGCTCTTCGAGGGCCCTGGAGCTTCCCAGCGAGCCACAGAGCTCCCTTTGCCTGCAGAGTCCTTTGAGCCTGCCTCTCAGCTTGGCTACtcccaggaggagggaggacCTTTCAAGACACCCATTAAGGAGATGCTGCCCATCTCCTCCACCCCGAGCAAATCTGTCCTCCCCGTGACCCCTGAATCCTGGAGGCTCACACCCCCAGCCAAAGTAGGGGGGCTAGACTTCAGCCCAGTacaagccacccaggctgcctTTTGCCCCCTGCCTGATTCCCTGGGGCTGACGGATTTTAGCACCACCCCGCTGAAAAGTATCCCCCTCTTTGACTCACCCCGAGAGCTCCTCAATTCGGAGCCTTTTGACCTCACTGCTGACCCCTTCAGCACCTCTTCTCCCTCAGATATGGAAGTCCCCAAGCCAGACTCCCCTGGGCCAGAGGTGACCAGCCTTGTAGCCAACCGTTCTCTGACAGAAGGCCTGGTTCTGGACACAATGAATGACAGCCTCAGCAAGATCCTGCTGGACATCAGCTTTCCTGGCCTGGAGGAAGATCCTCTGGGCCCTGACAGCGTCAACTGGGCTCAGTTCATTCCTGAGCTGCGGTAG
- the FOXM1 gene encoding forkhead box protein M1 isoform X1, with protein sequence MKTSPRRPLILKRRRLPVPVQNAQGETSGEEPKRPPAQQEPGQAQASKEAAESNSCKFPAGIKIINHPTMPNTQVVAVPNNANIQSIITALTAKGKESGSSGPNKFILISCGGAPTHPPGPQPQAQTSNDPKRTEVVTETLGPKPAARDVNLPRPPGALPRQRWESCGMWSARQRAGGEAAGCILDNSLTNIQWLGKMSSDGLGSSSIKQEMEEKENRHLEQNQVEEPPGASTSWQDSVSERPPYSYMAMIQFAINSTERKRMTLKDIYTWIEDHFPYFKHIAKPGWKNSIRHNLSLHDMFVRETSANGKVSFWTIHPSANRYLTLDQVFKPLDPGSPQSPEHLESQQQKRPNPELRRNVTIKTELPLGARRKMKPLLPRVSSYLVPIQFPVNQSLVLQPSVKVPLPLAASLMSSELARHSKRVRIAPKVLLAEEGVAPLPTTGPVQEDKLLLGEGLSPLLPIQSIKEEEPQPGEEMLPLGRPIKVESPPLEEWPSPYPSVKEESSHSWEGSSHSPTPRSKKSYGGLKSPARCVSEMLVIKRREGREMSRSRRKQHLLPPCLDEPELLFEGPGASQRATELPLPAESFEPASQLGYSQEEGGPFKTPIKEMLPISSTPSKSVLPVTPESWRLTPPAKVGGLDFSPVQATQAAFCPLPDSLGLTDFSTTPLKSIPLFDSPRELLNSEPFDLTADPFSTSSPSDMEVPKPDSPGPEVTSLVANRSLTEGLVLDTMNDSLSKILLDISFPGLEEDPLGPDSVNWAQFIPELR encoded by the exons ATGAAAACCAGCCCCCGTCGGCCACTGATTCTCAAAAGACGGAGGCTGCCCGTTCCTGTTCAAAATGCCCAAGGTGAAACATCAGGAGAGGAACCTAAGAGGCCCCCTGCCCAACAAGAGCCTGGTCAAGCACAGGCCTCCAAGGAGGCGGCAGAGTCCAACTCCTGCAAGTTTCCAGCTGGGATCAAGATCATTAACCACCCCACCATGCCCAACACCCAAGTGGTGGCCGTCCCTAACAATGCCAATATCCAGAGCATCATCACAGCATTGACcgccaaaggaaaagaaagtggcaGCAGTGGGCCCAACAAGTTCATCCTCATCAGCTGTGGGGGAGCCCCCACTCACCCTCCAGGACCCCAGCCTCAAGCCCAAACCAGCAATGATCCCAAGAGGACAGAAGTGGTCACCGAGACCCTGGGACCAAAGCCTGCAGCTAGGGATGTGAATCTTCCTAGACCACCTGGAGCCCTTCCCAGGCAGAGATGGGAGAGCTGTGGTATGTGGTCTGCAAGGCAAAGGG CTGGTGGCGAGGCGGCAGGCTGCATTCTCGACAACAGCTTGACCAACATCCAGTGGCTTGGAAAGATGAGTTCTGACGGGCTGGGTTCCAGCAGCATCAAGCAAGagatggaggaaaaggagaatcgTCACCTGGAACAGAATCAG GTCGAGGAGCCCCCGGGAGCATCCACATCCTGGCAGGACTCTGTGTCTGAGCGGCCACCATACTCTTACATGGCCATGATACAGTTCGCCATCAATAGCACCGAGAGGAAGCGCATGACCTTGAAAGACATCTATACTTGGATCGAGGACCACTTCCCCTATTTCAAACACATCGCCAAGCCAGGCTGGAAG AACTCCATCCGCCACAACCTTTCTCTCCACGACATGTTTGTTCGGGAGACGTCTGCCAATGGCAAGGTCTCCTTCTGGACTATCCACCCCAGTGCCAATCGCTACTTGACGTTGGACCAGGTGTTTAAG CCACTGGACCCAGGGTCTCCACAATCGCCTGAGCACTTGGAATCA CAGCAGCAGAAACGACCCAATCCTGAACTCCGCCGGAACGTGACCATCAAAACTGAACTCCCACTGGGCGCAC GGCGGAAGATGAAGCCGCTGCTCCCACGGGTCAGCTCGTACCTGGTACCCATCCAGTTCCCAGTGAACCAGTCACTGGTGCTGCAGCCCTCGGTCAAGGTGCCACTGCCCCTAGCAGCTTCCCTCATGAGCTCAGAGCTTGCCCGCCACAGCAAGCGAGTCCGTATCGCCCCCAAG GTGCTGCTAGCCGAGGAAGGGGTGGCCCCTCTGCCCACCACAGGGCCTGTGCAAGAAGACAAGCTCCTGCTTGGAGAAGGGCTGTCTCCTCTGCTGCCAATTCAGTCCATCAAGGAGGAAGAACCCCAGCCTGGGGAAGAAATGCTGCCCTTGGGGAGACCCATCAAAGTAGAGAGCCCACCCTTGGAGGAGTGGCCCTCGCCATACCCGTCTGTCAAAGAGGAATCGTCTCACTCCTGGGAGGGCTCGTCCCACTCTCCCACTCCAAGGTCCAAGAAGTCCTACGGTGGGCTCAAGTCCCCAGCCCGGTGTGTCTCGGAAATGCTCGTGATTAAacgaagggaggggagggagatgagcCGGTCTCGAAGGAAACAGCACCTTCTGCCTCCTTGTCTGGACGAGCCCGAGCTGCTCTTCGAGGGCCCTGGAGCTTCCCAGCGAGCCACAGAGCTCCCTTTGCCTGCAGAGTCCTTTGAGCCTGCCTCTCAGCTTGGCTACtcccaggaggagggaggacCTTTCAAGACACCCATTAAGGAGATGCTGCCCATCTCCTCCACCCCGAGCAAATCTGTCCTCCCCGTGACCCCTGAATCCTGGAGGCTCACACCCCCAGCCAAAGTAGGGGGGCTAGACTTCAGCCCAGTacaagccacccaggctgcctTTTGCCCCCTGCCTGATTCCCTGGGGCTGACGGATTTTAGCACCACCCCGCTGAAAAGTATCCCCCTCTTTGACTCACCCCGAGAGCTCCTCAATTCGGAGCCTTTTGACCTCACTGCTGACCCCTTCAGCACCTCTTCTCCCTCAGATATGGAAGTCCCCAAGCCAGACTCCCCTGGGCCAGAGGTGACCAGCCTTGTAGCCAACCGTTCTCTGACAGAAGGCCTGGTTCTGGACACAATGAATGACAGCCTCAGCAAGATCCTGCTGGACATCAGCTTTCCTGGCCTGGAGGAAGATCCTCTGGGCCCTGACAGCGTCAACTGGGCTCAGTTCATTCCTGAGCTGCGGTAG